From a region of the Roseivirga sp. 4D4 genome:
- the infB gene encoding translation initiation factor IF-2 yields the protein MSEEKMMRLSQVSRKLNVGRNTIVDFLSAKGHSVDSSPNAKINGEQYDLLAKEFAASASEKEEASHLTIGTKHVEELAPITSSAPPAEEPKTEVTPAPATPKEEPSPVEPKVEAPKPEEPKAEVEETPAVEEKPVEEAPVKTEEPAEEKSGLKILGKIDLDKGKKKAAPEPKAEEKPAEPEKKAVEKPTEEAATPEKVIEAKADSLRGLKVVGKIKLPDPPKKTKPEEKKKQEGDSKRPRKRIQSKFERANKGAGQGGGGQQRGGQRGGSNKSRVPKEELTDKQIQEQIKETLARLSGGGKGGGKSRSKYRKEKRSAAAEAAEEKMLQEQEESKTLKVTEFISASDLASLMDVSVNDVISTCMSLGMFVSINQRLDAEAITIISDEFGYDVQFTSADEEVDVIEEEDQEEDLLDRAPIVTIMGHVDHGKTSLLDYIRDANVTAGEAGGITQHIGAYDVMTKDNKKIAFLDTPGHEAFTAMRARGAKITDVVIIVVAADDNVMPQTKEAINHAQVAEVPIVIAINKIDKPNANSDKIKEELSQMNILVEDWGGKYQCQEVSAKTGQGIDELLEKVLLEAELLELKANPDKNAVGTVIEASLDKGRGYLSTVMVQGGTMKIGDVVLAGSHFGKVKAMYDHRGNRLEKVGPATPVQMLGLDGAPQAGDRFNVMDTDREAREIATKREQILREQSVRTKKHITLDEIGRRLAVGNFKELNVIVKGDVDGSVEALSDSLLKLSTEEVQVNIIHKAVGQISESDVLLATASDAIIIGFQVRPSGGARKIAETEEIEIRLYSIIYDAINELKDAMEGLLEPTEKEVITGNIEVREVFKISKVGTVAGCYVTDGFVKRNNQIRLIRDGIVAYTGDIGQLKRFKDDVNEVKSGYECGLSIKNFNDIKIGDVIEGFEIQEVKRTL from the coding sequence ATGTCAGAAGAAAAAATGATGAGACTGAGCCAGGTTTCAAGAAAGCTTAACGTGGGTAGAAATACCATCGTGGACTTTCTGTCAGCCAAAGGCCACTCAGTCGACAGCAGCCCCAATGCAAAAATCAATGGTGAGCAATATGATTTGCTTGCTAAGGAGTTTGCTGCGTCTGCCTCTGAAAAAGAGGAAGCGTCTCATCTTACTATTGGCACCAAACATGTTGAAGAGTTGGCACCGATTACTTCGAGCGCTCCTCCGGCTGAGGAACCTAAAACAGAAGTAACTCCGGCTCCAGCAACTCCAAAGGAAGAGCCTTCACCTGTTGAGCCAAAAGTAGAAGCTCCTAAACCTGAAGAACCAAAGGCTGAAGTCGAAGAGACTCCAGCTGTGGAAGAAAAGCCTGTAGAGGAAGCACCGGTAAAAACTGAAGAGCCTGCTGAAGAAAAGTCTGGTCTTAAAATCTTAGGAAAGATTGACCTTGATAAGGGTAAGAAAAAAGCAGCTCCAGAACCTAAGGCAGAAGAGAAACCTGCCGAACCAGAGAAAAAAGCAGTAGAAAAGCCTACTGAAGAGGCTGCTACGCCTGAGAAGGTGATAGAAGCCAAAGCAGATTCTCTTAGAGGTCTTAAGGTTGTAGGTAAAATCAAATTGCCCGATCCTCCAAAGAAGACCAAACCTGAAGAAAAGAAGAAGCAGGAGGGAGACTCTAAAAGACCAAGAAAACGTATTCAATCTAAGTTTGAACGCGCCAACAAAGGGGCCGGTCAAGGCGGAGGTGGTCAGCAAAGAGGTGGCCAGCGCGGTGGTTCGAATAAGAGCAGAGTCCCTAAAGAAGAGCTTACTGACAAGCAGATTCAGGAACAAATTAAAGAAACACTTGCTCGTCTAAGTGGTGGCGGTAAAGGTGGAGGCAAGAGCCGTTCTAAATACAGAAAAGAAAAACGTTCTGCAGCGGCTGAAGCGGCTGAAGAAAAAATGCTTCAGGAGCAGGAAGAAAGCAAAACGCTTAAGGTTACTGAGTTTATCTCAGCGAGTGACTTGGCGAGTTTGATGGATGTTTCTGTCAACGATGTGATTTCTACCTGTATGTCTTTAGGCATGTTTGTCTCTATTAATCAGAGGCTTGATGCAGAGGCCATCACCATTATATCAGATGAGTTCGGCTATGACGTTCAGTTTACTTCTGCCGATGAGGAGGTTGACGTAATAGAAGAAGAAGATCAGGAAGAAGATCTACTGGACAGAGCACCAATTGTTACTATCATGGGTCACGTTGACCATGGTAAAACATCACTTCTGGATTATATCCGCGATGCGAATGTGACGGCTGGTGAGGCTGGAGGAATTACTCAGCACATTGGTGCTTATGATGTAATGACTAAGGACAACAAGAAAATTGCATTCCTTGATACTCCTGGTCACGAAGCGTTTACAGCAATGCGTGCTCGTGGTGCCAAAATTACCGATGTGGTAATCATTGTGGTAGCTGCTGATGATAATGTGATGCCTCAAACAAAAGAGGCGATCAATCATGCGCAGGTTGCTGAAGTGCCAATTGTAATTGCGATTAACAAAATTGATAAACCAAACGCCAACTCTGATAAGATCAAAGAAGAGCTTTCGCAAATGAATATCCTTGTGGAAGATTGGGGTGGCAAGTATCAATGCCAGGAAGTTTCTGCCAAGACAGGACAAGGCATCGATGAGTTGTTAGAAAAAGTATTGCTCGAAGCTGAACTTCTAGAGCTTAAGGCAAATCCAGATAAAAATGCTGTCGGAACAGTAATTGAAGCCTCTCTAGATAAAGGAAGAGGTTATCTATCTACCGTTATGGTCCAGGGTGGAACCATGAAGATTGGAGATGTTGTATTAGCAGGATCCCATTTCGGAAAGGTAAAAGCCATGTACGATCATAGAGGAAACAGACTTGAAAAAGTCGGTCCAGCTACCCCGGTTCAAATGCTTGGATTGGATGGTGCCCCTCAAGCAGGTGATCGTTTCAATGTCATGGATACCGATCGAGAGGCAAGAGAAATTGCTACCAAACGTGAGCAAATTCTTCGCGAGCAAAGCGTTCGTACCAAGAAGCACATTACGCTTGACGAAATTGGTAGACGACTTGCTGTTGGAAACTTTAAGGAGCTTAACGTTATCGTTAAAGGTGATGTGGATGGTTCTGTAGAGGCACTAAGTGATTCATTATTGAAGCTTTCCACTGAAGAAGTTCAGGTGAATATCATTCACAAAGCAGTGGGTCAGATTTCAGAGTCTGATGTATTGCTTGCTACAGCCTCAGATGCAATTATCATTGGTTTCCAGGTTAGACCTTCAGGTGGAGCAAGAAAAATTGCCGAGACTGAAGAGATCGAAATCAGACTATATTCTATCATCTACGATGCGATTAATGAGCTGAAGGATGCTATGGAAGGTCTACTCGAGCCGACTGAGAAAGAAGTTATCACGGGTAACATTGAAGTACGTGAAGTCTTCAAGATTTCTAAAGTTGGAACTGTAGCTGGATGTTACGTAACTGATGGTTTTGTGAAGCGAAACAATCAAATTCGATTGATCAGAGATGGTATCGTGGCCTACACTGGAGACATCGGTCAGTTGAAGCGATTCAAAGATGATGTAAACGAAGTTAAATCAGGCTACGAATGTGGTCTGAGTATTAAGAACTTCAACGATATCAAAATTGGTGACGTAATCGAAGGATTCGAAATTCAGGAAGTGAAACGAACTTTATAA
- a CDS encoding class I SAM-dependent methyltransferase — translation MIEVLTKREVQEFIKDHLYDDPAALMLKANQYPEWPMKEIVEQIQSKRKAKTKLQSWFEVEGIIYPPLLSMEQCSSEMTAKYKASLVPEGSSMADFTGGFGVDFAFLSQRFERSTYIERQSGLVELAKYNFEKLGLSGIELHHGESRELLSAQNTYDLIYLDPARRGGHNEKVVKLEDCEPDILELLPKLLAKAKRVILKTSPLLDIKGAITQLGCVEEVHVVSVSNEVKELVFILNKEATDEPKIHCINLRSKGNESFQFTFDEEEREVIGQAEVESYLYEPNTSILKAGAFKSVGTRYGLSKLHANSHLYTSPEQVSDFPGRAFKVVDSISLNRKVLKRYFPTMKANITVRNFPMTVAQIRKKSGLKEGGDLYLFGTTDLTGKRLLLCEKVDTEQEN, via the coding sequence TTGATCGAAGTACTGACCAAACGAGAAGTTCAAGAATTTATCAAGGATCATCTTTATGATGATCCTGCTGCTTTAATGCTCAAGGCCAATCAATACCCTGAATGGCCAATGAAAGAGATTGTGGAGCAAATACAATCCAAAAGAAAAGCAAAAACTAAGCTTCAATCGTGGTTTGAAGTAGAAGGAATTATTTATCCACCGCTACTATCCATGGAGCAGTGTTCCTCTGAAATGACGGCCAAGTATAAGGCAAGTCTAGTCCCGGAAGGGTCCTCTATGGCAGACTTCACGGGTGGATTTGGAGTTGATTTTGCCTTCTTGTCTCAACGGTTCGAGCGTAGTACCTATATAGAGAGACAATCCGGTTTGGTGGAGCTTGCCAAGTACAACTTTGAGAAGCTCGGGCTTTCTGGCATTGAACTTCATCATGGAGAATCCAGAGAACTCTTATCAGCTCAAAACACCTATGACTTGATCTATTTAGATCCGGCTAGGCGAGGGGGTCATAATGAGAAGGTCGTGAAGCTTGAAGATTGTGAGCCTGATATTCTGGAGCTACTTCCAAAACTACTCGCCAAGGCGAAACGTGTGATATTAAAAACATCTCCTTTGTTAGATATAAAAGGAGCAATCACACAATTGGGCTGTGTAGAAGAGGTTCATGTTGTGTCGGTATCGAATGAGGTGAAAGAGTTAGTTTTCATATTGAATAAAGAGGCAACTGATGAACCAAAGATTCACTGCATTAACCTTAGGAGCAAGGGTAACGAAAGTTTCCAATTCACTTTTGACGAAGAAGAACGTGAGGTGATCGGTCAAGCAGAAGTGGAATCATATCTATATGAACCCAATACTTCAATTCTCAAGGCAGGGGCATTTAAGAGTGTCGGTACCCGGTATGGCCTGAGTAAGCTTCACGCAAATTCTCATCTCTATACGTCACCAGAACAAGTGAGTGATTTTCCAGGAAGGGCTTTTAAAGTAGTTGATAGTATCTCATTAAATAGAAAGGTGCTCAAACGTTACTTTCCGACAATGAAGGCAAACATCACGGTAAGGAATTTTCCGATGACCGTGGCGCAAATTCGGAAGAAGAGTGGTTTGAAGGAAGGTGGAGACTTGTATCTTTTTGGTACAACAGATTTGACAGGAAAACGTCTTCTGTTATGCGAGAAGGTAGATACAGAGCAAGAGAATTAG
- the nusA gene encoding transcription termination factor NusA, protein MDSVVLIESFAEFAKSKNVDRPTMIRILEDVFRTMIRKKYEVDDNFDIVINADKGDLEIWRFREIVDDNSEDIWDHDKICLTDARKIEQDFEIGEEVAEEIKLVDFGRRAVMTARQTLIQRIKDLEKDILYQKYKDLVGEIISAEVYQILSREVLLVDNEGNELSIPRNEQISKDRFRKGESVRAIVDRVDMVNGSPKIILSRTSGQFLERLFESEVPEVFDGLITIKKVVREPGERAKVAVESYDDRIDPVGACVGMKGSRIHSIVRELQNENIDVINFTDNMELYISRALSPAKISSMKILDDDGRVSVYLKPDQVSLAIGKGGQNIKLASKLVGLEIDVFRELSEYEEEDVDLDEFADEIDSWIIDELKRIGLDTAKSVLMLAQEDIVRRTELEEETVKFLFEILKKEFEK, encoded by the coding sequence ATGGACAGTGTAGTATTAATCGAGTCATTTGCAGAGTTTGCAAAAAGCAAGAACGTAGACCGACCTACAATGATTAGGATTCTGGAAGATGTTTTCAGAACCATGATCAGAAAGAAATACGAAGTGGACGACAACTTCGACATTGTAATTAATGCCGACAAGGGCGATTTAGAGATCTGGCGTTTCCGTGAAATCGTTGACGATAACTCTGAAGATATTTGGGATCATGACAAAATCTGTTTGACCGATGCCCGCAAAATTGAGCAGGATTTTGAAATCGGTGAAGAGGTAGCTGAGGAAATCAAGCTTGTTGATTTTGGTAGAAGAGCAGTTATGACTGCTCGTCAGACATTGATTCAAAGGATCAAGGACCTTGAGAAAGATATCCTTTACCAGAAGTATAAGGATCTTGTGGGTGAGATAATTTCTGCTGAGGTATATCAAATCCTAAGTCGTGAAGTCCTTTTGGTAGACAATGAAGGAAATGAACTTTCTATTCCTAGAAATGAGCAAATCTCTAAGGATAGATTTAGAAAAGGTGAGTCTGTGAGAGCTATAGTTGACCGTGTTGATATGGTTAACGGTAGTCCGAAAATTATTCTATCCAGAACTTCAGGCCAATTCCTTGAGAGACTATTCGAAAGTGAAGTTCCTGAAGTATTTGATGGACTCATCACCATTAAGAAGGTAGTTCGTGAACCTGGTGAAAGAGCAAAGGTGGCTGTTGAGTCATACGATGACAGAATCGATCCAGTAGGTGCTTGTGTTGGTATGAAAGGCTCAAGAATCCACAGTATAGTTCGTGAGTTGCAGAACGAGAATATCGATGTTATCAACTTTACTGATAACATGGAGCTATACATCTCAAGAGCGCTTAGTCCAGCCAAAATTTCAAGTATGAAAATTTTGGATGACGATGGACGCGTATCGGTTTACTTAAAACCGGATCAAGTTTCATTGGCGATCGGTAAAGGTGGACAGAATATTAAGCTGGCGTCTAAATTGGTTGGACTAGAAATCGATGTATTCAGAGAACTATCAGAATACGAAGAGGAAGATGTCGATTTGGATGAATTTGCAGATGAAATTGATAGCTGGATCATCGATGAACTTAAGCGTATCGGTCTTGATACTGCGAAAAGCGTATTGATGCTAGCCCAAGAAGATATCGTTAGAAGAACTGAACTAGAAGAAGAAACTGTAAAGTTCTTGTTTGAAATCCTGAAAAAGGAATTCGAGAAATAA
- a CDS encoding aspartate-semialdehyde dehydrogenase codes for MKIAVVGATGLVGGEILEVLDERNVQFDELYLVASARSAGIKKTFKGKEYTVITMEEAVKLAPDFAIFSAGGGTSLEWAPKFAAVGSVVVDNSSAWRMSPEHKLIVPEINASQLTAEDKIIANPNCSTIQMVVALEPLRQRYGIKRIVVSTYQSVTGSGKAAVDQLMNERNDQSGEMCYPHKIDMNALPHIDVFQENGYTKEEMKMINETRKIFSDESIAITTTTVRIPTIGGHSEAINVEFKEDFDLDEVRQILSQTEGIILQDDPNQNLYPMPLTAHKQDEVFVGRLRRDESQANTLNMWVVADNLRKGAATNAVQIVEYLQKQMQTA; via the coding sequence ATGAAAATTGCCGTTGTTGGAGCGACAGGACTTGTAGGCGGAGAGATTCTGGAAGTCTTAGATGAGAGAAATGTTCAATTTGATGAGTTGTATTTGGTAGCATCTGCCAGATCGGCTGGGATAAAGAAGACATTTAAGGGTAAGGAATACACGGTAATTACCATGGAAGAGGCAGTTAAGTTAGCCCCTGACTTTGCTATCTTCTCTGCAGGTGGAGGCACTTCTTTAGAATGGGCACCAAAGTTTGCTGCGGTTGGATCCGTAGTGGTTGATAATTCATCCGCATGGCGAATGAGCCCGGAGCACAAACTAATCGTTCCGGAAATTAACGCAAGTCAATTAACTGCGGAGGACAAAATCATCGCAAACCCCAATTGTTCTACCATTCAAATGGTTGTGGCCTTGGAACCTCTACGTCAGCGTTATGGAATTAAGAGGATAGTCGTATCCACTTACCAGTCTGTTACTGGTTCAGGTAAGGCTGCAGTGGATCAACTCATGAATGAACGAAATGATCAGTCCGGAGAAATGTGTTATCCTCATAAAATTGACATGAATGCACTGCCTCATATCGATGTCTTCCAAGAGAATGGCTATACGAAAGAGGAGATGAAGATGATCAACGAGACAAGGAAAATCTTCAGTGATGAGTCCATTGCCATTACGACAACCACTGTTCGTATTCCGACTATTGGAGGACATTCTGAAGCGATCAACGTAGAGTTCAAAGAGGATTTTGATCTGGATGAGGTAAGGCAAATTTTGAGTCAGACAGAAGGCATAATTCTTCAAGATGACCCAAATCAAAATTTATATCCAATGCCGCTTACAGCCCACAAGCAAGACGAGGTGTTTGTAGGAAGGCTAAGAAGAGATGAAAGCCAAGCTAACACATTAAACATGTGGGTTGTGGCCGATAACCTTCGCAAAGGTGCAGCTACTAATGCTGTTCAAATTGTGGAATATTTGCAGAAGCAAATGCAAACCGCTTGA
- a CDS encoding TraR/DksA family transcriptional regulator, with translation MSTAEKTRYSENELQEFEALILEKIDKAKVELTELKRSLTKSGDTGDDITNNSTKVLEDGADTMEKENLNQLAARQQKFINNLENALVRIKNGTYGICIDSGKLISKERLMAVPHTMHSIAAKLSKRK, from the coding sequence ATGAGCACTGCGGAGAAGACACGATATTCTGAGAATGAGCTTCAAGAGTTTGAGGCACTTATCCTTGAAAAAATAGATAAAGCCAAAGTTGAGTTAACCGAGTTAAAGCGCAGCTTGACCAAAAGTGGTGATACCGGTGATGACATCACTAATAATTCTACAAAAGTACTGGAAGATGGTGCCGACACCATGGAAAAAGAAAACTTGAACCAACTGGCTGCAAGGCAACAAAAGTTCATCAATAATTTGGAAAACGCACTGGTTCGCATCAAGAACGGCACCTACGGTATTTGCATTGATTCAGGGAAACTGATCTCTAAGGAAAGGCTTATGGCCGTTCCTCATACCATGCACTCAATTGCTGCTAAACTTTCGAAAAGAAAGTAG
- the rimP gene encoding ribosome maturation factor RimP codes for MDITSEIRALAESFLKDESYFIVDVISKGVTGRTKHLILLDGDNGVTIDDCASLSRQVSYQIEERDLIQDAFVLEVSSPGLDHPLASERQFAKNVGRKLKIRLVDGTVLQGKLEGLSKEALDIQKEITEKKKVKLEKASIPFNTIEKANVIVSFN; via the coding sequence ATGGACATAACATCGGAAATAAGAGCTCTCGCAGAATCCTTTTTAAAGGATGAGAGCTACTTCATTGTCGATGTAATATCCAAAGGAGTAACTGGAAGAACAAAACATTTGATTTTGCTTGATGGGGACAATGGCGTTACAATTGACGACTGTGCATCGCTGAGCAGACAAGTGTCCTACCAGATCGAAGAAAGAGACCTAATTCAGGATGCCTTTGTGTTAGAGGTTTCCTCACCTGGTCTGGACCATCCTTTGGCTTCTGAAAGACAGTTTGCCAAAAATGTGGGCCGTAAACTAAAGATCAGATTAGTCGATGGAACTGTGCTCCAAGGAAAACTAGAAGGTCTTTCCAAAGAAGCATTGGATATACAAAAAGAGATAACTGAAAAGAAGAAGGTGAAACTTGAAAAGGCATCTATTCCTTTCAATACAATAGAAAAAGCAAACGTGATCGTGTCATTTAACTAG
- a CDS encoding lamin tail domain-containing protein, protein MRLLLCTLFVLTTNILLSQVNSFPYRESFEQTFNTGTNTYFIPNWKGNTIGTRNRIFAGASPRTGDQSLNIIPTSSFKGIIEIDLDLTGINNPRISFFAFSQRNGSSSSTRPVLLSLSTSIDGGLSFSTNTLIGNENTFPNNDSTSYAEYFYELPLEASGQSQVVVRLTAERGSGSGSAAELIIDDFSIESQKLPVELVSAQATSKNSVELNFNQPISKESAEQVINYSVNQGVVINAAQLITSNTVRLSTSLLENGHYSVFAKGIESDSGENTSDTLKANFTFIEPLEVLEVEVIDQRTLALLFNLELDDSLAMIPSHYAITPKIGQPIMVGLDSQFQNRITLELEEDLEEETYELSINGLRDRSLLAIANDLIKTFNYLPLTVSDISINSSTEIDLTFNQPVESNSALELTNYDLNFGLKAIFSALTDSTVHLKLNRPLVNNTYTITINNVINQSGNAIAENIIINLRNEISTPPRAILINEIFADPSGDHEPNPSVLPNDSRDEYIELFNNTLTAIDITGFDLSGGTLNHFVLMPNAYVIATALSNVEKFQSFGDVVGVSSWNGLSNNGETIVLVDDLGNTIDSISYDQSWYNDLDKSDGGWSIELINPNPSCIGAHNWSSSMSDQGGTPGYQNSIYDPSPDTRAPKVDTFLLLNDSTLQISFNQTMDVTSLIPSNFSLSHGLSIKNLSIRNDLGTDLLVHLDKLPVPGIIHDIRLSGIRDCSGNGIEEVILDFFIGASPEFNDLLITEIMATPSPSQGLPEAEYIELYNNSEKIIGLGGMTLADAINSTSLDDFTLFPHQHIILTANNVSDQFTAFGQVLGVSNWVSLNNSGDQLSIYNQNGTLVHSVEYSDTWYRSETKANGGYSLEMIDPNYPCLEERNWIASKSPSGGTPGQVNAANDDNPDLLGPKLIRAIALDASTIELLFDEKLDVSTVQSSKFKGDQGLSFISAIVNEDGRTIQLTTNEDLIENTVYTISVDNITDCSGNLIQESSDSIELIVASSADSQDVIINEILFNPRSGGVRFVEVYNNSPKYINLKDWKLAGSTNERTLSSENLFMAPQSYFVITNDGTTLQEQYPNARSETFIELLSMPSIPSDSGELSLLNSATTVIDSLSYNEDYHSPLLPDPRGVSLERINFSQPSNSRDSWFSASSTEYSATPGYANSQSRPMFSQTGEISIEPLTFDPESSRAANFVTINYSFISSGNTLNISIIDAQGNRIRELTQNTIAGREGTIIWDGTTDQSQKARVGYYMILTEIISRDGTIRYSKNKVAVGTLF, encoded by the coding sequence ATGAGACTGTTACTATGTACCCTTTTTGTACTAACTACAAATATACTGTTAAGTCAGGTGAACAGTTTTCCATACCGAGAAAGTTTCGAACAAACATTCAATACTGGTACAAACACCTACTTTATTCCAAATTGGAAGGGCAATACAATCGGCACACGAAACAGGATTTTTGCTGGAGCATCACCAAGAACGGGAGACCAGTCTCTTAATATTATCCCTACCTCAAGTTTCAAAGGCATTATAGAGATCGACTTGGATCTGACTGGAATCAATAATCCCAGAATATCATTTTTTGCCTTTTCCCAAAGGAATGGATCTTCCTCATCCACTAGACCAGTCCTACTTAGTTTATCCACCTCAATTGATGGAGGTTTGAGCTTTTCGACCAACACCTTGATTGGAAACGAGAACACTTTTCCCAACAATGATTCCACTTCATATGCCGAATACTTCTACGAACTACCACTAGAAGCAAGTGGGCAATCTCAAGTTGTGGTCAGACTGACAGCTGAAAGAGGCAGCGGTTCGGGATCAGCAGCCGAATTGATAATTGACGACTTCTCAATTGAGAGTCAGAAACTCCCAGTAGAGCTTGTATCTGCCCAAGCGACTTCCAAAAACTCGGTGGAGCTCAACTTCAATCAACCGATCTCAAAAGAATCAGCAGAACAGGTGATCAACTATTCTGTGAACCAAGGAGTCGTTATTAACGCGGCTCAACTCATTACATCGAACACGGTCAGGCTATCAACCTCCTTACTTGAAAACGGCCATTATAGTGTTTTTGCAAAGGGAATTGAAAGCGACTCTGGCGAAAACACCTCCGATACTTTGAAAGCGAATTTCACCTTTATAGAACCATTGGAGGTTTTGGAGGTGGAAGTGATTGATCAACGCACACTGGCTTTATTATTCAACCTTGAACTTGACGATTCTCTGGCCATGATTCCAAGTCACTATGCTATAACACCAAAAATTGGACAGCCAATTATGGTAGGGTTGGACAGCCAATTTCAAAACAGGATCACATTGGAGCTAGAAGAGGATTTGGAAGAAGAAACCTACGAACTCTCAATCAATGGACTCAGGGACAGGTCACTATTGGCTATAGCAAATGACTTAATAAAAACATTCAATTATCTGCCTTTAACGGTATCCGATATTTCGATCAATTCTTCAACAGAAATTGACCTGACTTTCAACCAACCAGTGGAGAGTAACAGTGCTCTGGAACTGACCAACTATGACCTCAATTTTGGTCTGAAAGCTATATTCTCCGCCTTGACTGATAGTACAGTTCATTTAAAGCTCAACCGCCCACTTGTCAATAATACTTACACGATTACCATCAATAATGTCATTAACCAAAGCGGGAATGCGATTGCTGAGAATATTATCATAAACCTGAGGAATGAAATCTCAACCCCTCCAAGGGCTATACTGATCAACGAGATATTTGCCGACCCTTCTGGAGATCATGAGCCTAACCCATCTGTGCTTCCAAATGACAGTAGAGACGAGTATATCGAATTATTCAATAATACATTGACAGCGATTGACATCACGGGTTTTGACCTCTCAGGTGGTACGCTTAATCATTTTGTATTGATGCCCAATGCTTATGTCATCGCAACGGCTTTGTCCAATGTTGAGAAGTTTCAAAGCTTTGGCGATGTTGTTGGCGTGTCATCATGGAATGGTCTTAGTAATAATGGAGAAACCATAGTCCTTGTTGATGACCTGGGAAACACTATTGACAGCATCTCATATGACCAATCTTGGTACAATGATCTAGATAAATCGGACGGAGGCTGGTCTATTGAACTAATTAACCCCAACCCTTCATGTATTGGAGCTCACAATTGGAGTAGCTCAATGAGTGATCAGGGAGGAACACCGGGTTATCAAAACTCTATCTATGACCCAAGTCCCGACACACGGGCACCCAAGGTCGACACATTTTTGCTCCTCAATGATAGCACCTTGCAAATTAGCTTCAACCAGACCATGGATGTGACCAGCCTAATACCATCCAATTTCTCATTGTCACACGGCCTTTCTATTAAGAACTTAAGTATAAGAAATGACCTAGGAACCGACCTACTCGTTCATCTCGATAAACTCCCAGTTCCCGGAATTATTCACGACATAAGACTATCAGGAATAAGAGACTGTTCTGGAAACGGCATTGAGGAAGTAATATTAGACTTTTTTATTGGGGCGAGCCCAGAATTCAATGACTTATTGATCACGGAAATCATGGCCACCCCTAGCCCTTCTCAGGGTTTACCCGAGGCCGAATACATAGAGCTTTACAATAACTCTGAAAAAATAATCGGCTTAGGAGGAATGACACTAGCCGATGCCATCAATTCAACCAGTTTGGATGATTTCACACTATTTCCTCATCAACACATAATTCTGACAGCTAACAATGTTTCAGACCAATTCACAGCTTTTGGACAAGTCCTAGGTGTCAGCAACTGGGTAAGCTTGAACAACAGCGGTGATCAGTTATCTATCTACAACCAAAATGGAACCCTTGTCCATTCGGTAGAATACTCTGATACCTGGTACAGGTCTGAAACAAAGGCCAACGGAGGATATTCTCTTGAGATGATCGACCCTAACTATCCCTGTCTTGAAGAACGTAACTGGATAGCTTCAAAAAGCCCATCAGGAGGTACACCCGGTCAGGTTAATGCCGCTAATGACGATAATCCTGATTTACTTGGCCCAAAGCTGATTCGCGCCATTGCCTTAGACGCTTCAACCATCGAATTGCTATTTGACGAAAAACTGGATGTTTCTACGGTTCAGTCTTCGAAATTCAAGGGCGATCAGGGCTTAAGCTTTATTTCGGCAATTGTAAACGAGGACGGCAGAACAATTCAACTCACAACAAATGAAGACTTAATTGAAAATACGGTCTATACCATTTCAGTAGACAACATCACCGATTGTAGTGGAAATCTAATACAAGAGAGTAGTGACTCCATTGAACTTATAGTTGCTTCCAGCGCAGACTCTCAAGACGTTATTATAAATGAGATTCTCTTTAACCCTCGTTCAGGTGGAGTTCGTTTTGTAGAGGTCTATAACAACTCCCCAAAGTATATAAACCTCAAAGACTGGAAACTCGCTGGATCTACTAACGAAAGGACATTATCCTCTGAAAACCTGTTCATGGCCCCTCAGTCCTACTTTGTTATAACAAATGATGGAACAACATTACAAGAGCAATACCCAAATGCCAGATCAGAGACTTTCATCGAATTATTATCCATGCCCAGCATTCCCTCGGACTCTGGGGAACTCTCATTACTGAATTCAGCGACCACAGTAATAGACAGCCTTTCCTATAACGAAGACTACCATTCCCCCTTGTTGCCTGATCCTAGAGGAGTTTCTCTAGAGAGAATCAACTTCTCACAGCCTTCCAACAGTCGTGACAGCTGGTTTTCAGCTTCATCTACAGAATACTCCGCAACACCGGGTTATGCCAATTCTCAGTCAAGACCTATGTTTTCTCAAACCGGAGAAATCAGCATTGAGCCTTTGACTTTTGATCCAGAGTCTTCTAGAGCAGCCAATTTTGTCACGATTAACTACTCATTCATATCAAGTGGTAATACGCTAAACATTAGTATTATTGATGCCCAAGGAAATCGGATTAGGGAACTGACCCAAAATACTATTGCTGGTCGAGAGGGTACTATCATTTGGGACGGAACTACCGATCAATCTCAGAAAGCCAGAGTAGGATACTATATGATTTTGACCGAAATAATATCACGAGATGGAACTATCAGGTATTCAAAAAACAAGGTAGCAGTTGGGACATTATTTTAG